A window of Mesoplasma chauliocola contains these coding sequences:
- a CDS encoding NAD(P)H-dependent oxidoreductase, producing the protein MKNLAELMTQRRSARDFDINYEIPEADFNDIIQAMRMSPSSYGILGQRLLVINRGEMREKLAPFFYNQLNYLNASKFIIVLGVNHKGLQEVTNHSLDLRFKGNPEGRSTYGANINKNLFGGNLSDQQLDNYSSQQTYITTGIATAVAASLDVDTCMIGGFNTKGLAEFLIQEGLMHDYETPFITMAFGKSTKISGNKLRSELKDFVKEI; encoded by the coding sequence ATGAAAAATTTAGCAGAATTAATGACACAAAGAAGAAGTGCTCGTGATTTTGACATTAATTATGAAATACCTGAAGCTGATTTTAATGATATTATCCAAGCAATGAGAATGTCACCATCTTCATATGGTATTTTAGGACAAAGATTATTAGTTATTAATCGTGGAGAAATGCGTGAGAAATTAGCACCATTCTTTTACAATCAATTAAATTATCTTAACGCATCAAAATTTATTATTGTATTGGGTGTAAATCATAAAGGATTGCAAGAAGTTACAAATCATTCATTAGATTTAAGATTTAAAGGAAACCCAGAAGGAAGAAGTACTTATGGGGCTAATATTAATAAAAACTTATTTGGTGGCAATTTAAGTGATCAACAATTAGATAACTATTCAAGTCAACAAACTTATATTACAACTGGAATAGCTACAGCGGTGGCTGCAAGTTTAGATGTTGATACTTGTATGATTGGTGGTTTTAATACAAAAGGATTAGCTGAGTTTTTGATTCAAGAAGGTTTAATGCATGATTATGAAACTCCATTTATTACAATGGCCTTTGGTAAAAGTACAAAGATAAGTGGAAATAAACTTAGATCTGAATTAAAAGATTTTGTAAAGGAAATTTAA
- a CDS encoding DxFTY motif-containing membrane protein, producing MSETKNLDWKKARDFDLERTNIWISFTFELLFVVLPYVAIWVLIGSSWNNGKYVNFYNDLPIKELMLCLICFGYIFISLLVNWITYIFHIQKEDSFTFTIAISLCLTGFICNSIWIDSLLIGGFTWFLRILFLVLFALVGIFIGTLSTMLIRNHRFKIEEEDQLLLEAYKNGENIPSLKKIRIERAEKYRLKKQAQMEELKRFREELDNKIAIELANAKNEKKDFDKRISKLDEKEGIKRKKKNNKKNNKST from the coding sequence ATGAGTGAAACAAAAAACTTGGATTGGAAGAAAGCAAGGGATTTTGATCTTGAAAGAACAAATATTTGAATTAGTTTTACTTTTGAATTATTATTTGTTGTTTTACCATATGTAGCAATTTGAGTTTTAATAGGAAGTTCATGAAATAATGGTAAATATGTTAATTTCTATAATGATTTACCAATTAAAGAATTAATGTTATGTTTAATTTGTTTTGGGTATATTTTTATCTCTTTATTAGTAAATTGAATAACATATATTTTTCATATCCAAAAAGAAGACAGTTTTACTTTTACAATAGCAATTTCACTTTGTTTAACTGGATTTATCTGTAATAGTATTTGGATTGATTCATTATTAATTGGTGGGTTTACATGATTTTTAAGAATTCTATTTTTAGTTTTATTTGCTTTAGTAGGTATTTTTATTGGAACATTAAGCACTATGTTGATTAGAAATCATAGATTTAAGATTGAAGAAGAAGATCAACTTTTATTAGAGGCTTATAAAAATGGTGAAAATATTCCTTCATTGAAAAAAATAAGAATTGAAAGAGCTGAAAAATATCGCTTAAAAAAACAAGCTCAGATGGAAGAATTAAAACGTTTTAGAGAAGAATTAGATAATAAAATAGCAATTGAATTAGCAAATGCTAAAAATGAAAAAAAAGATTTTGATAAGCGTATTTCTAAATTAGATGAAAAGGAAGGAATTAAGCGTAAAAAGAAAAATAATAAAAAAAATAACAAGTCTACTTAA
- a CDS encoding PolC-type DNA polymerase III gives MDQNILSLFQNLNIKLNEGELSFFEDATIEKKTLSSTKSKFKLYLKIKNFLPTRILHEIHHKCVNASGIKIKLILNVQQQRIDKEILCEYIEFIKNNKAQNKTVIWNFIHSEDFEFDTDENLIKFVVDSKELKNQLVKELEYCLAKLNQFGFKELNYIIDVEDKTEEYIKQSLIIEQQTKEQYKQFAPEQNDKSQGMFISKQNSQKWNTSLDKPSYASFEDIEEDAQNIVLHGKVLSIEIRDSKANNRKIYSIGLTDNNSSIKCIYFGREDERTIMDPLTEEELSSDRVIEIKEKRVAKGDWIAVKGKTSYSQYDKEQNFIIDKIAKISRSESMVKDEAEQKRVELHVHTKMSAMDGVSTIQDYLHTADKWNWRAIAITDHINVQAFPDAYNELKKINKNKADDEKLKLIYGLEMNMIQKEDYWIVKNPKGQKIRDSKMVVFDLETTGLSPEMNEIIEFGAVVFDPITGKTTKHDYLFKPKQPLKQFTMDLTNINEEMLVDKKNIEEDFDKIYELIKDSILIAHNANFDFNFLNNLSKKLGYGELQNTVIDTLTLSRLVRPALKSHRLGAVCKKFGILYDEHVAHRGDYDADVLNDLFFKIIAELKMSTPIVFDHDLMKLIPENDKENTNLLRSRGLHVNVLAKNQQGLKDIFKLVSISHTENFFNSPKIFKEKLKEFKEKNNILIGAGCVNSEVFEIARLNTNNKLEEIIQLYDYVEIQPLSVYKNLITDNQMEEHELIEVIQKIIKTAKKYNVMLVATSDAHYTRPELKKIRDVYINAKGLGGSRHPLFSFKNKNKSVDYPDQFMRTTNEMIKEMNWLNDANLVQEMVITNTNKIADMIENDIVVIKDGLFTPNIDNVDTLLKNKCYETAHDMYGEVLPEIVEARLEKELNSIIKHGFAVVYWISHLLVEKSNKDGYLVGSRGSVGSSFVATASKITEVNPLKAHYRCAKCKYSDFETPVEIKCGYDLPQKDCPKCNSPLIGDGHDIPFETFLGFDGDKVPDIDLNFSGEYQPIAHNFTKEMFGEGNVFRAGTISTVAEKTAFGYVKAFYEETGILEEEMPRKIEIERQAKLVEGVKRTTGQHPGGIIILPKEFEIEDFSPVNYPADDASSSWKTTHFDFHSIHDNLLKMDILGHVDPTALRMLGDLTGVDPINIPTNDPKVYSLFSNLSALNIKPEQINGETTGAIGLPEFGTGFVRGMLKETKPKSFADLVQISGLSHGTDVWLGNARDLIKNDIANISTVIGCRDDIMVYLMGQGIDATTSFKIMESVRKGQGVRKEWKEIMLAHNVPEWYIESCLKIKYMFPKAHATAYVLMAYRIAWYKIYYPAEYYATFLTNRADAFDLRTFLGGYNGVKEKLTELETRRNKKDKMTTKELALMPVLEIGLEMFSRGIKMANLNFEKSLASKYIIEKDPTTGEATLYPPFLVIDSLGDAVADSIIKARSERPLTSVKDLTSRTTITQTQLKIFEELNILDTLAQDEQLEFDFFN, from the coding sequence TTGGATCAAAATATTTTGAGTTTATTTCAAAATTTAAATATTAAATTAAATGAAGGGGAACTTTCATTTTTTGAAGATGCGACAATTGAGAAGAAAACTTTAAGTTCAACAAAATCAAAATTTAAATTATATTTAAAAATTAAGAATTTTTTACCAACAAGAATATTGCATGAAATTCATCATAAATGTGTAAATGCTTCGGGAATTAAAATAAAATTAATTTTAAATGTTCAACAACAAAGAATTGATAAAGAAATTCTTTGTGAATATATAGAATTTATTAAAAATAATAAAGCTCAAAATAAAACAGTTATTTGAAACTTTATACATTCAGAAGATTTTGAATTTGATACTGATGAAAATTTAATTAAGTTTGTTGTTGATTCAAAAGAACTTAAAAATCAATTAGTAAAAGAATTAGAATATTGCTTAGCAAAATTAAATCAATTTGGTTTTAAAGAATTAAACTATATAATAGATGTTGAAGATAAAACTGAAGAATATATAAAACAATCATTAATTATTGAACAACAAACCAAAGAACAATATAAACAATTTGCACCTGAGCAAAATGATAAAAGTCAAGGAATGTTTATTTCAAAGCAAAATTCACAGAAATGAAATACTTCATTAGATAAACCAAGTTATGCTTCATTTGAAGATATAGAAGAAGATGCACAAAACATAGTATTGCATGGAAAAGTATTAAGTATTGAAATAAGAGATTCTAAAGCTAATAATCGTAAAATATACTCAATTGGATTAACAGATAATAACTCATCAATTAAATGCATATACTTTGGTAGAGAAGATGAAAGAACTATTATGGATCCATTAACTGAAGAAGAATTATCTTCAGATAGAGTTATTGAAATTAAAGAAAAAAGAGTTGCTAAGGGTGATTGAATAGCAGTTAAAGGTAAGACGTCTTATTCACAATATGACAAAGAGCAAAATTTTATCATTGATAAAATTGCTAAAATTTCACGTTCTGAATCAATGGTAAAAGATGAAGCAGAACAAAAACGTGTTGAATTACATGTTCATACAAAAATGAGTGCTATGGATGGAGTTTCTACAATTCAAGACTATTTACATACTGCTGATAAATGAAATTGAAGAGCAATAGCTATTACAGATCATATTAATGTACAAGCTTTCCCAGATGCTTATAATGAACTTAAAAAAATTAATAAAAATAAAGCAGATGATGAAAAGCTAAAACTAATTTATGGTTTAGAAATGAATATGATTCAGAAAGAAGATTACTGAATTGTTAAAAACCCTAAAGGCCAAAAAATTAGAGATTCTAAAATGGTAGTTTTTGACTTGGAAACAACTGGATTATCACCGGAAATGAATGAAATAATTGAATTTGGAGCAGTTGTGTTTGATCCAATTACAGGTAAAACAACAAAACATGATTATTTATTTAAACCAAAGCAACCATTAAAGCAATTTACGATGGATTTAACTAACATTAATGAAGAAATGTTAGTTGACAAAAAAAATATAGAAGAAGATTTTGATAAAATCTACGAATTAATTAAAGATAGTATTCTAATCGCTCATAATGCAAATTTTGACTTTAATTTTTTAAATAATTTGTCTAAAAAACTGGGTTATGGAGAATTACAAAATACAGTAATTGATACATTGACTCTTTCAAGATTAGTAAGACCAGCTTTAAAATCTCATAGACTTGGGGCTGTATGTAAGAAATTCGGAATTTTATATGATGAACATGTCGCTCACCGTGGTGATTATGACGCAGACGTATTAAATGATTTATTCTTTAAGATTATTGCAGAGTTAAAAATGAGTACTCCTATTGTGTTTGATCATGACTTAATGAAGTTAATACCAGAAAATGATAAAGAAAATACAAACTTGTTAAGATCACGTGGACTTCATGTAAATGTTTTAGCTAAAAATCAACAGGGTTTAAAAGATATATTTAAATTAGTTTCTATTTCACATACTGAAAACTTTTTTAACTCTCCTAAAATATTTAAAGAAAAGTTAAAAGAGTTTAAAGAAAAAAATAACATTTTAATTGGTGCTGGATGTGTTAATTCAGAGGTTTTTGAAATTGCTAGATTAAATACAAACAATAAGCTAGAAGAAATAATTCAATTATATGATTATGTTGAAATTCAACCTTTAAGTGTTTATAAGAATTTAATTACAGATAATCAAATGGAAGAACACGAATTAATTGAAGTAATCCAAAAAATTATTAAAACAGCAAAAAAATATAATGTTATGTTAGTTGCTACAAGTGATGCACACTACACAAGACCTGAATTGAAAAAAATTAGAGATGTATACATTAATGCTAAAGGATTAGGTGGAAGTAGACACCCATTATTTAGTTTTAAAAATAAAAATAAATCAGTTGATTATCCTGATCAGTTCATGCGAACAACAAATGAAATGATTAAAGAGATGAACTGGTTAAACGATGCTAATTTAGTGCAAGAAATGGTTATTACAAATACAAATAAAATTGCTGACATGATTGAAAATGATATTGTTGTAATTAAAGATGGTTTGTTTACACCTAATATTGATAATGTAGATACTTTATTAAAAAACAAATGTTATGAAACAGCTCATGATATGTATGGAGAAGTATTGCCTGAAATTGTTGAAGCTAGATTAGAAAAAGAATTAAATTCAATTATCAAACATGGTTTTGCTGTTGTTTATTGAATTTCACATTTATTGGTTGAAAAATCTAACAAAGATGGTTATTTGGTAGGTTCAAGGGGAAGTGTTGGTTCAAGCTTTGTTGCAACTGCATCAAAAATCACTGAGGTTAACCCTTTAAAAGCACATTATAGATGTGCAAAATGTAAATATTCAGATTTTGAAACACCAGTTGAAATTAAATGTGGATATGATTTACCACAAAAAGATTGCCCAAAATGTAATTCACCATTAATTGGTGATGGACATGATATTCCATTTGAAACATTCTTAGGATTTGATGGAGATAAAGTTCCAGATATTGATTTAAACTTTTCTGGAGAATATCAACCAATTGCACATAACTTTACAAAAGAAATGTTTGGTGAAGGCAACGTATTCAGAGCTGGAACAATATCAACTGTGGCTGAAAAAACTGCCTTTGGTTATGTAAAAGCATTTTATGAAGAAACAGGTATTTTAGAAGAAGAAATGCCAAGAAAAATTGAAATTGAAAGACAAGCAAAATTGGTTGAAGGGGTAAAAAGAACAACAGGCCAACACCCTGGGGGAATTATAATCTTACCAAAAGAGTTTGAAATAGAAGATTTCAGTCCAGTTAACTATCCAGCTGATGATGCTTCTAGTTCATGAAAAACTACACACTTTGATTTCCACTCAATTCATGATAATTTATTGAAAATGGATATTCTAGGACACGTTGATCCAACTGCTTTAAGAATGCTTGGAGATTTAACAGGAGTTGATCCAATTAATATTCCAACAAATGATCCTAAAGTATATTCTTTATTTAGTAATCTATCTGCTTTAAATATTAAACCAGAACAAATTAATGGAGAAACAACAGGAGCTATTGGATTACCTGAATTTGGGACAGGATTTGTTAGAGGAATGTTAAAAGAAACTAAACCTAAATCATTTGCTGACTTAGTACAAATTTCTGGTTTATCTCATGGAACTGATGTTTGATTAGGTAATGCTAGAGATTTAATTAAAAACGATATAGCAAACATTTCAACTGTTATAGGATGTCGTGATGATATTATGGTTTATTTAATGGGCCAAGGAATTGATGCAACAACTTCATTTAAAATTATGGAATCTGTACGTAAAGGACAGGGAGTAAGAAAAGAATGAAAAGAAATTATGTTAGCACATAATGTACCTGAATGATATATTGAATCTTGTTTAAAAATTAAATATATGTTCCCTAAAGCGCATGCTACTGCTTATGTTTTAATGGCATACAGAATTGCTTGATATAAAATATATTATCCTGCTGAATATTATGCGACTTTCTTAACTAACCGAGCTGATGCATTTGATCTAAGAACTTTCTTAGGCGGTTATAATGGAGTTAAAGAAAAGCTAACAGAATTAGAAACTAGAAGAAATAAAAAAGATAAAATGACTACTAAAGAGCTAGCATTAATGCCTGTTTTAGAAATTGGATTAGAAATGTTTAGTCGTGGAATTAAAATGGCTAATTTAAACTTTGAAAAATCACTAGCTTCTAAATATATTATTGAAAAAGATCCAACAACTGGAGAAGCTACACTATATCCTCCATTCTTAGTAATTGATTCACTTGGAGATGCTGTGGCTGATTCAATTATTAAAGCAAGAAGTGAACGACCATTAACAAGTGTTAAAGATTTAACTAGTCGTACTACAATAACTCAAACACAATTGAAGATATTTGAAGAGTTAAATATCTTAGATACATTAGCACAAGATGAACAATTAGAATTTGACTTTTTTAATTAA
- a CDS encoding sigma-70 family RNA polymerase sigma factor yields the protein MKKSVRDKLSVEEKYILFNSYKPRIYFAIKKAYDKFDSIPLELEDFEYYAWEAYLDILDKYYDRKMRKSFESCLIDAVYWKAMNICAKYVTNKYKIVNQCMRKSIYTDENYKSYIESTFTSENYYYDEIGWCQLFEQYFSQNKDKLQKQVFTLYLYGLSFVEIAEELKISAARARNNFYKVLPEIRQVVSKQAILD from the coding sequence ATGAAAAAATCCGTAAGAGATAAACTATCTGTTGAGGAAAAATATATATTATTCAACTCATATAAACCTAGAATTTATTTTGCTATTAAAAAAGCATATGATAAATTTGATTCTATACCTTTAGAATTGGAGGATTTTGAGTATTATGCTTGAGAGGCATATTTGGATATTTTAGATAAATATTATGATAGAAAAATGAGAAAGAGTTTTGAAAGTTGTTTAATTGACGCTGTATATTGAAAAGCCATGAATATTTGTGCTAAATATGTGACTAACAAATATAAAATAGTAAATCAGTGTATGAGAAAAAGTATATACACTGATGAAAATTATAAAAGTTATATTGAAAGTACATTTACTTCAGAAAATTATTATTATGATGAAATTGGTTGGTGTCAATTATTTGAACAATATTTTTCTCAAAATAAAGATAAATTACAAAAACAAGTTTTTACACTTTATCTTTATGGGTTATCATTTGTTGAAATTGCTGAAGAGTTAAAAATTTCTGCTGCAAGGGCAAGAAATAATTTTTATAAAGTTTTACCAGAAATAAGACAAGTTGTGTCCAAACAAGCTATTTTAGATTAA
- a CDS encoding phosphatidate cytidylyltransferase, whose protein sequence is MTRKNKSSETKGISLKNNNFLIRFSSSIILVALLIVFLSTAILSEEIWVHLKDENTAEIVSKSLGFIMLVVSTIILLFCVYELLNSLKIKNKNFFITIEFLALCLFLAPISSRVNLDQLFIYSYEWIKTSKLSEWYMQIIYIILFMGILFTSGILSNIEKNKLFMICVTSLIMIFGLKGFTYISLSNDYLRQGYDGIKYGYMTAIWIWVIVILTDSFAYIFGVSFGKHKMAPKISPNKSWEGAIGGLASAIAFAITAALLLFYLVPSHSILKVYMFNISENLGNGVVIVMYILIAALLSFIGQLGDLYFSFIKRKNNIKDFSNLIPGHGGVLDRLDSFMFVFLFMYLFTLIN, encoded by the coding sequence ATGACTAGGAAAAATAAATCTTCAGAGACTAAAGGTATTAGTTTAAAAAACAATAATTTTTTAATTAGATTTTCTTCAAGTATAATTTTAGTTGCGTTATTAATTGTGTTCCTTTCAACAGCAATTTTGAGTGAAGAAATATGAGTTCATTTAAAAGATGAAAATACTGCTGAAATTGTAAGCAAGTCATTGGGGTTTATAATGCTTGTTGTTTCAACAATAATACTATTATTTTGTGTTTATGAATTACTTAATTCATTAAAAATAAAAAATAAAAATTTCTTTATAACTATTGAATTCTTAGCTCTTTGTCTTTTTTTAGCTCCTATATCAAGCAGAGTTAACTTAGATCAATTATTTATTTATAGTTACGAATGAATAAAAACTTCAAAATTATCAGAATGGTACATGCAAATAATTTACATAATTTTATTTATGGGTATTTTATTTACTTCAGGTATTTTAAGCAATATTGAAAAAAATAAATTATTTATGATTTGTGTAACAAGTTTAATTATGATTTTTGGATTAAAAGGATTTACATATATTTCATTGTCAAATGATTATTTAAGACAAGGATATGATGGTATTAAATATGGATATATGACAGCTATTTGAATCTGAGTAATAGTTATCTTAACTGATTCTTTTGCATATATTTTTGGTGTTTCTTTTGGAAAACATAAAATGGCGCCAAAAATAAGTCCAAATAAAAGCTGAGAAGGTGCAATTGGTGGATTAGCAAGTGCTATAGCATTTGCAATAACTGCAGCATTATTATTGTTTTATTTAGTACCTAGTCATTCAATTTTGAAAGTTTATATGTTCAATATTTCAGAAAACTTAGGTAATGGTGTTGTTATAGTGATGTATATACTAATTGCAGCATTGCTTTCATTTATCGGCCAATTAGGAGATCTTTACTTTTCCTTTATTAAAAGAAAAAATAACATAAAAGATTTTTCAAATTTAATCCCAGGTCATGGGGGAGTATTAGATAGATTAGATTCATTTATGTTTGTATTTTTATTCATGTATTTGTTTACTTTAATTAACTAA
- the rseP gene encoding RIP metalloprotease RseP: MGSVMMVILSIIISIIVVLVLVTLHELGHFIVAKISKAYVFEFAIGFGPKLFVFKTKETWYSIRLIPLGGYVSIASDFVEPPKGREEEFEKIPDERKIDYAIKWKKTLFILFGPLVNLFIAYILIFSVLFGVGYKPSDPNFYGQNFSTNSIAYKMIAKNENIEPEKGNKYVANHLQVAITGWTIQIGEENKKNFSTKNKSDVAPTYKEISLMFNEGKAWMVKEVGDNNDLYDNIHFGFDYAKLENDYSGALTGTTKKVEPQKITDENLINEWKNTKQISGIAIAPPDRHFKNGIDKFGYTFVETWNQTVSLITGLGKFFTGDFSAISGPVGIAKASSGTGASPTTSIAASQLFYISSISANLFMLNMLPFPPLDGYKFWETLVEWVTKKEVSQKTKTIIYATGAVLLIGFILVVTIKDFII; this comes from the coding sequence ATGGGAAGTGTAATGATGGTTATTTTATCAATTATTATTTCAATTATTGTTGTATTAGTGCTTGTTACACTTCATGAACTTGGCCATTTCATTGTTGCAAAAATTTCAAAGGCTTATGTCTTTGAATTTGCTATAGGTTTTGGGCCAAAGCTATTTGTTTTTAAAACAAAAGAAACTTGATATTCAATTAGATTGATTCCTCTTGGTGGTTATGTATCAATAGCCAGTGACTTTGTTGAACCACCAAAAGGTAGAGAAGAAGAATTTGAAAAAATACCTGATGAAAGAAAAATTGATTATGCAATTAAATGGAAAAAGACTTTATTTATTTTATTTGGTCCATTAGTTAATTTATTTATTGCTTACATATTAATATTTTCAGTCTTATTTGGAGTTGGGTATAAACCAAGTGATCCAAATTTTTATGGTCAAAACTTTTCAACAAATTCTATAGCTTATAAAATGATTGCTAAAAATGAAAATATTGAACCTGAAAAAGGTAATAAATATGTTGCAAATCACTTACAGGTTGCTATTACAGGTTGAACTATTCAAATTGGTGAAGAAAATAAAAAAAACTTTTCAACAAAAAATAAATCAGATGTAGCTCCAACTTATAAAGAGATATCATTAATGTTTAATGAAGGAAAAGCATGAATGGTAAAAGAAGTTGGAGATAATAATGATTTATATGATAATATTCATTTTGGTTTTGACTATGCTAAATTAGAAAATGATTATTCAGGAGCTTTAACAGGCACAACTAAAAAAGTAGAACCTCAAAAAATAACTGACGAAAATTTAATTAATGAATGAAAAAATACAAAGCAAATATCAGGTATAGCAATAGCACCACCTGATAGACATTTTAAAAACGGAATAGATAAGTTTGGTTATACATTTGTTGAAACTTGAAACCAGACTGTTTCTCTAATAACTGGATTAGGCAAATTTTTCACTGGTGATTTTAGCGCTATTTCAGGCCCTGTTGGAATTGCAAAAGCTTCAAGTGGAACTGGAGCTTCACCTACAACTTCGATTGCAGCAAGTCAATTATTTTATATATCATCAATATCAGCCAATTTATTTATGCTGAATATGCTCCCATTCCCACCATTGGATGGGTACAAATTCTGAGAGACACTTGTGGAATGAGTAACTAAAAAAGAAGTTAGTCAGAAAACAAAAACAATAATTTATGCAACTGGTGCAGTTTTGTTAATCGGATTTATTTTAGTAGTTACTATAAAAGATTTTATTATTTAA
- the truB gene encoding tRNA pseudouridine(55) synthase TruB encodes MNKSGIIILNKPKGLTTNHLIQKLKRQLNVKKIGHAGTLDPLATGVVICLINNGTKLSDYFLNENKAYEVTMKLFQATDTYDSDGEVIEEQEAYDISKSEVESVVKKFDGLTYDQTPPMYSAIKLNGKKLYEYARENQVVKVNKRTITINSLTLEEFKNNEISLVVYCSKGTYIRSLIVDIAAELKTIAHVTSLNRIESGNFKITESSEIENVNEAKIIEMYDAIKLADYEIIELNDILDVSHGKKISLSTNNDVVFIANKNKQLIACYEREKENLFKCRRGGLNV; translated from the coding sequence ATGAACAAATCAGGAATTATAATTTTAAATAAGCCAAAAGGTTTAACAACTAATCATTTGATACAAAAGTTAAAAAGACAACTTAATGTTAAAAAAATAGGTCATGCAGGAACTTTAGACCCTTTAGCAACAGGAGTAGTTATCTGTTTAATAAATAATGGGACAAAACTTAGTGATTATTTTTTAAACGAAAATAAAGCTTATGAAGTAACAATGAAATTATTTCAAGCAACAGATACATATGATAGTGATGGAGAAGTAATAGAAGAACAAGAAGCATATGATATTTCCAAATCAGAGGTTGAATCTGTGGTTAAAAAATTTGATGGATTGACATATGATCAAACTCCGCCAATGTATTCAGCAATAAAATTAAATGGAAAAAAACTATACGAATATGCTCGCGAAAATCAAGTTGTTAAAGTTAATAAAAGAACTATAACTATTAATTCTTTGACTTTAGAAGAATTTAAAAATAATGAAATTTCATTAGTTGTATATTGTTCAAAGGGAACTTATATAAGAAGTCTTATTGTTGATATAGCAGCAGAATTAAAAACAATAGCTCATGTAACTTCATTAAACAGAATAGAATCAGGTAATTTTAAAATAACAGAGTCTAGTGAAATTGAAAATGTTAATGAAGCAAAAATAATTGAAATGTATGATGCTATTAAACTTGCTGACTACGAAATAATTGAACTTAATGACATATTAGATGTCAGTCACGGTAAAAAGATAAGTTTAAGCACAAATAATGATGTTGTTTTTATAGCAAATAAAAATAAGCAATTAATTGCTTGTTATGAAAGAGAAAAAGAAAATTTATTTAAATGCCGCCGTGGAGGTTTAAATGTTTAA
- the coaE gene encoding dephospho-CoA kinase (Dephospho-CoA kinase (CoaE) performs the final step in coenzyme A biosynthesis.), protein MIVGVYGTIGAGKTTISNKVKNLKFRMINADKIAREVIEYKNIQQQIKKAFPNCFTKEKLDRNKLRKLISSDEKSLNKLNSIVWPEIKNEILSEIQVKGGNIVIDAALLPELNLPIDQYIRVKATLLTTLYRIKKRDKKPFKETYSIYKQQNKRIKQYNLKNEIIIVNDLWTKKISLKQLNKKIFK, encoded by the coding sequence ATGATAGTTGGTGTTTATGGAACAATTGGAGCTGGTAAAACAACAATTTCTAATAAGGTTAAAAATTTAAAATTTAGAATGATAAATGCTGATAAGATTGCACGTGAAGTTATTGAATATAAAAATATTCAACAACAAATTAAGAAGGCATTTCCAAATTGTTTTACTAAGGAAAAATTAGATAGAAATAAACTTAGAAAACTTATTTCGAGTGATGAAAAAAGTTTAAATAAATTAAATTCAATAGTTTGACCTGAAATTAAAAATGAAATATTATCTGAAATTCAAGTTAAAGGTGGGAACATAGTAATTGATGCAGCTTTATTGCCAGAACTAAATTTACCAATTGATCAATATATAAGAGTCAAAGCAACTTTATTAACTACCTTATATAGAATTAAAAAAAGAGATAAAAAACCATTTAAAGAAACTTACTCAATTTACAAACAACAAAATAAGAGAATTAAACAATATAATTTAAAAAATGAAATAATTATTGTTAATGATTTGTGAACAAAGAAAATTTCATTGAAACAATTAAATAAAAAGATTTTTAAATAA
- the rpsO gene encoding 30S ribosomal protein S15: MISKERKAEIIKEFGGSDANTGLAEVQIALLTEDIANMTEHLKEHKKDVPTRRTLLKKVAQRRHLLDFLIKKDVNRYKEIISKLGLRK, from the coding sequence ATGATTTCAAAAGAAAGAAAAGCTGAAATTATTAAAGAATTTGGTGGAAGCGATGCTAACACAGGTTTAGCCGAAGTTCAAATTGCTTTATTAACTGAAGATATTGCTAACATGACTGAGCACTTAAAAGAACATAAAAAAGACGTTCCAACAAGAAGAACTTTATTAAAAAAAGTAGCTCAAAGAAGACACTTATTAGACTTCTTAATTAAAAAAGATGTTAACAGATATAAAGAAATTATTTCTAAATTAGGTTTAAGAAAATAA